The Lusitaniella coriacea LEGE 07157 region GGAATTAGTCCAGAAGTGCAAGAAAAAATATTCGAGCCATATTTTCGAGTCGGTTCTCAGGGAAACTATTTGCCCCAAAGTACGGGGTTGGGGTTAGCAATTGTTGCTAAGTTGGTAAAACTTTTAGGGGGTGAAATTCAATTAGAGTCAAAGCTTGGAGAAGGTTCAACTTTTACTGTTACTTTTCCTTTGGAAATTTGAAGATTGTTAGCAATACTCCTCAAATCGAAGTAAGAGATGAAGCTCACACAATACGATCGATACTTACGCATTAGCTAACGAAAATAATCAAGCGTTCTTCCCCTGTTTAATGAAATATATAGCGTTTTTCAGGGTCATGAGAGATCGACTTTTCCCCTTTACCCCGCAGCCGAGAAAAGGCGTACCTCATCACTGCGAGAAGTGCTATAGTCCGATCGAAGGAGTGCCAAAAGCTAGTTCTCCAAAAACTTTCCCCAAGTTCGATCGATCGAGATTGAAATCGATAAACAGCGATCGCGCGTACCGAAATATCTGAATAATTAAGCAATAAATTTCGATAAACTAATTTTCAAAAAGCCGATCTAACCTTTTCCAAAAAGCCAAGGAAGCGCAAAGATGAGCGTGCAGCCGAGGACAGATCTTTTCAGGATCGTGCAACAGCTTACAGGTTAGGTGTGATTTAGCTCAAATCGTTATTGCAAAGCCAAGCGGTATAATAGCCACCTGGCGATCGCGCACACAGGGGTAATAGACAATGAAAAAAAAACAGTTTTGGATATTATTAATCGTAGGAGTTTGTCTGTGGAGCCTTCTTTTCCTAATAAAACAAAGTTTCCCAACCCAGGCAAAACTGAAAAATGACGCAGCAATTATTCACCCTAATTCTTTGTCTGAGAACCGACCGATCTCGTCACCCTTAAGAGCAAAGAAAAAAACAAAATCTTTTGATGAGATCGCGAAAAATACGGAAAAAATTTCAGGATTGTTTACGCTTTACCGAGACAAAGACAAAAATAAACTTTACTTAGAAATTCAACCCGAACAACTTAACAAAAATTACCTGTGCATCATCACCCTTTCTCGTGGGATTGGGGATGGATTTTTGCTGAATGGGTTATCCCTGGATAATTTTTTGTTCCACTTCCGCCGCGTAGGAGATAAAGTTCACTTTGTTCTCCCCAATCTCAACTTTCGTGTGCGTTCTGACGAACCTTTGGGGAAACTACCGGAAAACTCCTTTAGCGATTCAGTTCTTTACGCACTCGATATTGTTAGCATTCATCCCACTCGAAAAACACTACTCATCGACCTCAGCGATTTATTTTTAGCACGCGACGATCTTCCCGGACTCAACCAACGTTTACCCTTTCTCCTCGGCGCGCCCTATACCCTAGATTCAGACAAGTCTTATTTTGGCGATGCGCGAGCCTTTCCCTTCAATCTAGAAATCGAGACAATTTATGGGTTCTCAGCCAAAGGAGAAGAAGCCTTTTTCAACTACCTACCCACTGTCCCTGACAGCCGTGCCTTTAATCTCTCTGTCCACTACAGCATTTCCGAACTATCCGCCAATAGCGATTATATTCCTCGTTTAGCGGACGATCGCGTGGGCTATTTTGTCACCACCTACAAAGACCTCTCTGATAATCGCCGCCGCGATGCCTTTGTGCGCTACATCAATCGCTGGAAATTGGAACCCTTAAACCCGCAAGAAGCCCTCTCTCCCCCCAAAAATCCCATTATTTTTTGGATTGAAAATACCGTTCCTAAAGAATATCGCGCGGCGATCCGCGAAGGCATTCTCATCTGGAATTCTGCTTTTGAGCAGGCGGGATTTAAAAACGCCATTGAAGTTCGGCAAATGCCCGATAATGCCCCCTGGAACCCCGCAGACGTGCGCTACAACACCATTCGCTGGTCGAATTCCTTAGAAGCTGCATTTCTCGGTATTGGTCCGTCTCACGTCAATCCCTTAACGGGACAAATTCTAGATGCAGATATTGTGATTGATGCCAATGTCGTGCGTTCTATTAAGGATGAGTACCGCAATTTATCGAGTTTGAACGAGTCTACTCCTTCCCTCGCTGCTCGCAGTGCGAATTGGTGCGAAGGCGATTCACTATCCCCCATTTCAGTTGGGACAAAACTGCCACCATTTTTCCGCCAGTGGATGGAAGAACAAGATCTTTGTTTGAATTTGGCAGCACAACAGGAACTGACTGTCGGTCCCCTTGCTCTCTCCCTGCTGAAGGGGATTACTCCCACGAGTGCAACGATGGGAGAATACGTGCATCAATTTTTGCGTCACCTTGTTGCTCACGAAGTCGGACATACATTGGGTTTGAGGCATAATTTCCACGGGAGTACGATGCTTGCACCCCACACCTTGAACGATACGAGTATTACGCATCAGGTGGGATTGGTCAGTTCGGTTATGGATTATGTCGGCGTTAACTTAGCACCCCAAGGAGTCGAACAGGGAGACTACTATCCTGTGATCGTGGGACCTTACGATCGATGGGCAATTGAGTACGGTTATAAATTTAGCGGAGAACGGTTCCCAACAATGGAGCGCCGTTTTTTGGAGCAAATTGCTCGCAGAGCGCAAGAGGAAGAGCTGGCTTATGCAACAGATGAAGATTTACGCGGTTTTCTCGACCCTGACGTGAATACCTTCGATTTGAGTAATAACGTACTGCTTTATGCCCAGTGGCAAATGGATAATGCGCGTCGGATGTGGGAGCGTTTGGAGAAGCGGTATCCCCAACAGGGATCGACCTATAGCGATATTCGCGCTCAGTTTAATACGGTCTTTTTCTATTATTTCCGACAGGCTCGTTTGGTGACAAACTATATTGGTGGAAGTTCGTTTAACCGAGGTCATCCTAGCGATCCCAACGGACGCTTGCCTTTTGAACCCATTTCGGTGGAAAAGCAGCGCGAAGCACTAGAAGTATTGCAGAAGTACGTGTTTGCACCTGATTCTTTCATCTTTTCCCCAGACTTGCTCAATCAATTAGCGCCGTCTCGTTGGAATGATTTTGGATTGCAAGCGCGTTCTGGACTGGATTATCCGATTTTGGATAATATTTTGGCACTGCAAAAGCGCGTGTTGCGATCGCTTTTGTCTAATGCTCGTCTCAATCAATTGCGTAACTTGGAGTTGAAAACACAACCCGATCGCGCGCTGACCCTTCCAGAACTGTTTAACACCCTACAGGAGGGGATTTGGACGGAGGTGTTGCACCCCAATCGCGAAACCTTGAATATTTCCAGTATCCGCCGCGCGCTTCAGCGCGAATACCTTGATTTGTTGACTAAGATGGTGCTGCGACGTTCTGAGGTTCCTGAAGATGCGCGCACTCTCGCTTGGTATCAATTAAACCAGTTGGAAGGGAGTTTGGAGGAGGTGTTAGATCGCGCCGGAGATCGTTTGGATGGTTATACTCAAGCACATTTGTTTGAGACGCGCGATCGAATTCTCAAAGCACTCAATGCGCCGCTTCAATCCAAGCAGCAGTTGGGGAAGCAGGGAATAGGGAACAGGAAATAGGGAATAGGGAACAGCGCCTGACAGCAAGGCAGAGGGCAGAGGGCAGGTGGCAGAAGGTTTCTCAATCTCCCCGTCTTCCCAATTGGTAATTGGTAATTGCGAATTGAGGTCGAGGGATGCTGAGGTTTCCTCAGCATATCCAATCGACCTGTTGCGAATTGTTACCCCGTCTTCGTATCAGTCTCATTCACAATTTAAATGCATAGCAGCTTATCACCGGGACTTTGTTTGAAATTCAGCTAGGGTTTGCGCTAAAGATTGAGAATGGGACCAACCGACAAAGCCGCTATACAAGCAATCTCCGGTAGCATTGGCGAGGAAAATATGCTCGATTCCCATTCCATTTTTCCAGGTTCGTAGAGTAAGTCCATTATTTAGCGCGATCGCGCGTTTTGCTTTGGAAAAATGCCGGGGATGCGCGTCAGTCATACCGGGAATGGCGCGGAGTCTTTCAATGATTGGGCTGGCGACATCGGGAGGCGCAGCAGGTGTAAGGACGGGATTTTCCCAAAAATTGCGAATCAGGGGAACGAGTTGCGGCGAATTTTTGAGTTGGGGATGAGAGACTCCTTCTAGGCGAATAAATTGGGTTCGCGCGCATTGAGTACTACCCAGGGAAATCGTACCATCGCTGCCATTGTCAATATCCCCTGCAATAACGAGAGTGGGAATTTCTGCGGCGATGGATTCCGCGATCGCGCGGCGATTCGTTCCCAAGTCCCTCGCAATGCCAATTCCCCATCGAAAGGGATCGATAATGCGAGCGAGATCCGCACCGCCAACAGGAGAAGCCACTAAAATCAGAGAGTGAACGCGCGATCGCCATTCCGGATGACGATGCAACAATTCCAACCAAATTAACCCTCCCATTGAATGACCGATAATTCTCAGAGGGGTTTGGGGATATTCAATTAACGTCTGTTTGACCTGTCCTTCGAGGTTTTGAATTAACGGTTCGATCCTCAACCAGGTTTTGAACCATCCTAAATCCGGCACAATCGCCTTGGTTCTTGGGGTTGCGAGAGAATGGGTTAGGGACGCGATCGCGATCGCGTTATCCGCCCATCCGTGTTGGGCGTATAAAATAAAATCTGGAGCATTTTTGACAGTTGTGGTTTGGAATGCGCTCATCTCACCAATTGCTTAAACTTGCTCCAAGTATAAAAATATGTGAGGGAATAAATTGATGATCGATGACAGTTGGTATCAGCGTCCACCTCAACTTTCGGAATCCATTTCAGCCGGTGGTGTAGTCGTTCGTAAAGAAGCGGATCGAATTTATATTGCTGTTGTGAAGGAAGCCAATCGACCAGAATATGTCCTTCCCAAAGGTCACGTCGAACCAGGAGAAACCATTGAGGAGGCGGCACATCGAGAAATTGAAGAAGAAGCGGGATTAACGGATTTAAAATTACTTGCCAAGCTTGGCATTCTCGAACGTCTCAGTTTTAAGAAAAGAGACTGGAAAATCATTCACTATTTCCTTTTTACCACCGATCGCGCCGATGGAAAACCCACCGATCCTCACATCAACTATCAATTAGGCTGGTTCCCCTTAGACGAGTTGCCACCCTTCTTTTGGCCAGAGCAAAAAAAACTCGTAGAAGATAATCTAGAATTAATTCATCAATCAATCAGCGATAGTTCCTCATGAAAACTAGCACTACAGCAACCTTAAATGAAGCGGACTATCAAACGCAAGTTCGGCAAGTTATTACAACCCTTCAAGCCGATTTACCCACATTGTTTGAACGGGATATTTCCTACGCTATTTACACCCAAGATATTGCTTTTTCCGATCCCATCAGTGCTTTCAAAGGGAAGTTGAATTATCGGATTATTTTCTGGACGTTGCGATTTCACGCTCGTTTATTTTTTGAGTCAATTTATTTTGACGTTCATTCGATTCAACAAACCGAAAAAGAGATTATTCAAGTGCATTGGACGGTGCGCGGAAAATTACGTCTTCCTTGGCAAGCCAATCTATTATTCAATGGCGACTCAACCTATCGTCTCAATAGGGAAGGGTTAATTTACGATCATTGCGATCGGTGGGATCGAAAACCCACTGAAATTTTAAAGCAATTTTTACCCGCGCGATCGCGCGAGAATTAAGGATTGAAAACCTTTGCTAAAGATCGCGCTCACTTTCAATCCGATCTCTAAACCCTACGCGCCTTCTAAAATACTCGGTTTTTTTCATTCGCGAACCCAAACCTGTCGTACCAAAATGCTCATCACCTCGCCTTCATTTGTCGTTGGAATTAAAGGACTCCACGCACCCACTTCCGCATAACCCAAGACGTGTAGCGCGTGAATCGCACCTCTGACGGTTTTGGGAGAACCAATGAGTAAATGTTTCAGGGGTTCCCTGTGGGGGATTTCCGGTTGGCGTAGCGGACAGCAGGGAGAAGCTTCTGTTGATGTTGTGCTGGGATTGGCGAGAAAACTTTGTGCCATTGGGTTTGAAATTACTTTAGCTAGCGAAAGTTTTTGGGGAGGTTCGGTTACAACGTTCTTAGACATGGGTTTTACTCAATGAACGTAATCCTATTAGGTCACATTATGCCATAAATGCGATCCATTAGGCATACATTTACTTTGTTTAACGCCTCTGACACGATGGTTTCGAGGGAAACGCTGTATGGACAGAGGTATGGGGAAGGCAGGG contains the following coding sequences:
- a CDS encoding NUDIX hydrolase; translated protein: MIDDSWYQRPPQLSESISAGGVVVRKEADRIYIAVVKEANRPEYVLPKGHVEPGETIEEAAHREIEEEAGLTDLKLLAKLGILERLSFKKRDWKIIHYFLFTTDRADGKPTDPHINYQLGWFPLDELPPFFWPEQKKLVEDNLELIHQSISDSSS
- a CDS encoding alpha/beta fold hydrolase, which encodes MSAFQTTTVKNAPDFILYAQHGWADNAIAIASLTHSLATPRTKAIVPDLGWFKTWLRIEPLIQNLEGQVKQTLIEYPQTPLRIIGHSMGGLIWLELLHRHPEWRSRVHSLILVASPVGGADLARIIDPFRWGIGIARDLGTNRRAIAESIAAEIPTLVIAGDIDNGSDGTISLGSTQCARTQFIRLEGVSHPQLKNSPQLVPLIRNFWENPVLTPAAPPDVASPIIERLRAIPGMTDAHPRHFSKAKRAIALNNGLTLRTWKNGMGIEHIFLANATGDCLYSGFVGWSHSQSLAQTLAEFQTKSR
- a CDS encoding zinc-dependent metalloprotease, with the translated sequence MKKKQFWILLIVGVCLWSLLFLIKQSFPTQAKLKNDAAIIHPNSLSENRPISSPLRAKKKTKSFDEIAKNTEKISGLFTLYRDKDKNKLYLEIQPEQLNKNYLCIITLSRGIGDGFLLNGLSLDNFLFHFRRVGDKVHFVLPNLNFRVRSDEPLGKLPENSFSDSVLYALDIVSIHPTRKTLLIDLSDLFLARDDLPGLNQRLPFLLGAPYTLDSDKSYFGDARAFPFNLEIETIYGFSAKGEEAFFNYLPTVPDSRAFNLSVHYSISELSANSDYIPRLADDRVGYFVTTYKDLSDNRRRDAFVRYINRWKLEPLNPQEALSPPKNPIIFWIENTVPKEYRAAIREGILIWNSAFEQAGFKNAIEVRQMPDNAPWNPADVRYNTIRWSNSLEAAFLGIGPSHVNPLTGQILDADIVIDANVVRSIKDEYRNLSSLNESTPSLAARSANWCEGDSLSPISVGTKLPPFFRQWMEEQDLCLNLAAQQELTVGPLALSLLKGITPTSATMGEYVHQFLRHLVAHEVGHTLGLRHNFHGSTMLAPHTLNDTSITHQVGLVSSVMDYVGVNLAPQGVEQGDYYPVIVGPYDRWAIEYGYKFSGERFPTMERRFLEQIARRAQEEELAYATDEDLRGFLDPDVNTFDLSNNVLLYAQWQMDNARRMWERLEKRYPQQGSTYSDIRAQFNTVFFYYFRQARLVTNYIGGSSFNRGHPSDPNGRLPFEPISVEKQREALEVLQKYVFAPDSFIFSPDLLNQLAPSRWNDFGLQARSGLDYPILDNILALQKRVLRSLLSNARLNQLRNLELKTQPDRALTLPELFNTLQEGIWTEVLHPNRETLNISSIRRALQREYLDLLTKMVLRRSEVPEDARTLAWYQLNQLEGSLEEVLDRAGDRLDGYTQAHLFETRDRILKALNAPLQSKQQLGKQGIGNRK
- a CDS encoding DUF2358 domain-containing protein, translating into MKTSTTATLNEADYQTQVRQVITTLQADLPTLFERDISYAIYTQDIAFSDPISAFKGKLNYRIIFWTLRFHARLFFESIYFDVHSIQQTEKEIIQVHWTVRGKLRLPWQANLLFNGDSTYRLNREGLIYDHCDRWDRKPTEILKQFLPARSREN